Below is a window of Paremcibacter congregatus DNA.
TTTTCCAGGTGCCTTTGATATATTGTACGATACCGACATTCCAGCCGACGCCCAGTGCGCGGATTACGGTGCCGAAAGCGGCGGTGGACTTGCCCTTACCGTCGCCGGTATTGACCAGAAGCAGGCTGTGATCGGCCTTCTTCTTGGATTTGACGATTTCCCTTTGTTTAGCCTGTTGTTCCTTCATGGCCTTGGTGTGGGCGGCGTTAATGTCTTTTTCTGAAGCTGTCTGAGAACTCATAAGAGGGGATCCTGTAAAAGTGTGTTAAGCCGATCGAAGGCGGTCTCTGTTGGCGCCAGGCCAAAGCGTAAATGATCCGGCCGGTCATGAAAACGGCGGGTGTAAATTCCGGCTTGGGCCAGATGATAAAACAGTTCGGGAATGTTGTCCCCGGTGATAAAGCAGTAGAGGTCTGTCCGCCCTACAAGGCGATAGCCACTCCCCTTTAGCAGATCGCACAGGCGATCCATTTGCCGGGCCAGTGTTTTGTGGGTGGTGGTGATCCAGGCGGTGTCGGCAACCGCCGTTGTGGCGATTTCCAGGGTCAGGGTGGAAATATTCCACAAGGCAGACAGGCTGATCATGCGCTGGCAAAAGCCGGGCGAGGCATGGAGAACGCCGAGACGCAATCCGGCGAGGCCGAAGAATTTTCCTAGAGACCGCAAAACAAAAACGCCGTCGGGTAGGTCATAATTGATCAGGCTGTTTTCCGGTGTCAGATCCATGAAGGCTTCGTCAATGACCAGAATGCCATTTTTAGCCGTATAGGACAGGGCGAAAGCGTAAAGCTGCGCCGGTTCTATTGTTGCCCCGTCAGGATTGTTGGGGGTGGTGATCTGGATGATCTTTCCAGCTGGGATCATGGACAGACTTTCCGCCGTATAGGGCAGAAAATGAACCGTATGTCCCATGCGGTCCCAACTGTGGCCATGTTCCTGATAGGTTGGACCGAGCACATAGACATCACTGTGAGGAAACAAGGCGGGCAACTTTTCCAGTAAAGCCTGAGACCCTGGGCCAAACACCAGTTTTTCAGCGGTGCAGTTGAGATAGCGGGCATAGGCCTGTCGGCAACGTTCATAGTCATTATCACCCGGCAACCTGTTGCCAGCCTGATATAATCTTTCGGAGGATAATTTTTCCATCCACGGATAGCCCCAGGGGTTTATGCCAGTGGAAAGATCAACCCAGGGGGTATGGGCATCCGGATAAGTCTGTTTGATGCGGTGGAGGTCGCCGCCATGGAAACGTGGTGTCATTGGTTTAATATTCCCCAAAATGTCAAAATAAACAGGAAGATGACCAATGCCCGATAAATGACACGGATAGATTGATCAATATCAACATCAGACAGATTCTCCCGACCTTCCCCGAGCCATACACCCCGGGCGTTTTCACCGTGATAACTGCGTGGGCCGCCCAGGCGAAAGTCGAGTGCCCCGGCGAGAGCCGATTCCGGCCAGCCGGCATTAGGGGAACGATGTTGTGGGGCATAGCGTTGTGCCATATGCAGGGCCCGGGCAGGTGACGCCTTCACGGTAAAGATGGCAGCCCCGATGATGAGCAGGGCGGTGAGGCGCGCCGGGATATAATTGGCCAGATCATCAAGACGGGCGGCGGCCCAGCCAAAAGACATATATCTGTCGTTTTTATGACCAATCATACTGTCAGCGGTATTGAGCGCCTTATAAAGGATCAGGCCGGGCAGACCGGCAAGCAGGAAATAGAAGGCCGGGGCAATCACGCCGTCTGAAAAATTCTCGGCCAGGCTTTCTGTGGCGGCGCGGCTTATAGCAGGGGCGTTCATCTGTGTGGTGTCGCGTCCGACAATCATGCTGACCTGATGGCGGGCGGCATCAATGTCATGGGTGCGAAGGGGATGTTCAACGGCTCGTACGTGATCAATCAGGCTGCGGCTGGACAGGAAAATACTGGACAAGAGAACAAAGACCAGGCCGCTGATCAGGCTATGGGATGTGGCGGAAAATACCAGATGAAGAGCGTAACCGACAGCGCCGACCGTCCCGAGATAGGCGATGAGGCATAATCCTCCCATAATCCTGCGTGTTCCATCAGAGGTTGCCGGTCGATTGCCAAGACGTTCCAGCCCCATCAGCAGGCCGCCCATCCACACCACAGGGTGCGGCAGATGACGATAAAGCCACCGGGGATCACCGATGAGAAGATCAAGCAGCAGAACAAGGACCAGGGTCCAGAGATGCGGCAGGCCTGTGATATGTTCGGCAGACCAGATCACTCGTGTCTCCCTTTATGCCGTGGGGTCCCGGACCGTTTCCAGGGGACGAGGAAATGGTCTCCGTTTTCGTGCCAGCGGCTCGCCTGGATATGATAGGCCCGGTCGAGGTTTTCTTCGGTCAGGACATTTTCTGCTGTACCGTGGGCCATGATCTCGCCGTCATGCATCAGAACAAGATCATCGCAGTAGCGTTGCGCCAGGGTCAGATCATGGAGGACGATTAAAACCCCGTGGCCCGCGCGGGACAGATCGTGCAGGATGTCCATCACCTGGAGTTGGTGATAGGGGTCGAGCGAGGCGATCGGTTCATCGGCGCAGAGATATTCCGCCTGGGACACGATGGTTCGCGCCAGCATGACACAGGCGCGCTCGCCGCCGGACAAGGTGGTGGTCAGGCGATCTTTCAGGTGCAGGGTATCAGTGGTGACCATCGCCTGATGGATGATCTCACGGTCCGCCGCGGTGATTTTCTGCCAGGGATCAAGGTGTGGGATGCGACCCAGCGCAATGATATGTTCCACATCCAGCGGCCAATGCACCGGCGCGCCCTGGGCGGCGTAGGAAACCCGCTTTGCGCGTTCTTTCAAAGACCAGCCGTCAAGGGTAGCGCCATTGAGGGTGATCTCGCCCGCCTGATGGTCCGTCAACCCCAGAATGGCTTTCAGCAGTGTACTTTTCCCCGCGCCATTGGGACCGATCAGGCCGACGAGCTTGCCTTTGGGGACATTCAGCGATGCGCCGTTGAGAATCTTGCGGTCATTGA
It encodes the following:
- a CDS encoding threonine-phosphate decarboxylase produces the protein MTPRFHGGDLHRIKQTYPDAHTPWVDLSTGINPWGYPWMEKLSSERLYQAGNRLPGDNDYERCRQAYARYLNCTAEKLVFGPGSQALLEKLPALFPHSDVYVLGPTYQEHGHSWDRMGHTVHFLPYTAESLSMIPAGKIIQITTPNNPDGATIEPAQLYAFALSYTAKNGILVIDEAFMDLTPENSLINYDLPDGVFVLRSLGKFFGLAGLRLGVLHASPGFCQRMISLSALWNISTLTLEIATTAVADTAWITTTHKTLARQMDRLCDLLKGSGYRLVGRTDLYCFITGDNIPELFYHLAQAGIYTRRFHDRPDHLRFGLAPTETAFDRLNTLLQDPLL
- the cbiB gene encoding adenosylcobinamide-phosphate synthase CbiB: MIWSAEHITGLPHLWTLVLVLLLDLLIGDPRWLYRHLPHPVVWMGGLLMGLERLGNRPATSDGTRRIMGGLCLIAYLGTVGAVGYALHLVFSATSHSLISGLVFVLLSSIFLSSRSLIDHVRAVEHPLRTHDIDAARHQVSMIVGRDTTQMNAPAISRAATESLAENFSDGVIAPAFYFLLAGLPGLILYKALNTADSMIGHKNDRYMSFGWAAARLDDLANYIPARLTALLIIGAAIFTVKASPARALHMAQRYAPQHRSPNAGWPESALAGALDFRLGGPRSYHGENARGVWLGEGRENLSDVDIDQSIRVIYRALVIFLFILTFWGILNQ
- a CDS encoding ABC transporter ATP-binding protein, whose protein sequence is MTTDTTTSNSLQARDIHVTLNDRKILNGASLNVPKGKLVGLIGPNGAGKSTLLKAILGLTDHQAGEITLNGATLDGWSLKERAKRVSYAAQGAPVHWPLDVEHIIALGRIPHLDPWQKITAADREIIHQAMVTTDTLHLKDRLTTTLSGGERACVMLARTIVSQAEYLCADEPIASLDPYHQLQVMDILHDLSRAGHGVLIVLHDLTLAQRYCDDLVLMHDGEIMAHGTAENVLTEENLDRAYHIQASRWHENGDHFLVPWKRSGTPRHKGRHE